The following proteins come from a genomic window of Nocardioides albertanoniae:
- a CDS encoding M23 family metallopeptidase yields MRKVLIVVVVFLVLIAPAAQASAFTLAVTFAAKPTWSCRLGETGPVPNSLTATAADGVKIRLDRSQLTHAATIVEVGGRTPGVGRDGVLVALMAALTESSLRMLANTSAWPQSASFPNDGNGGDHDSLGLFQMRPRAGWGTMAELMNSTYQARAFFGGQDGPNHGSPRGLRDIPGWRSLPKGAAAQAVEVSAFPDRYARFEPVAEQILDALTVRADRGANSPQVPETGQVVFPLPARTWTATSPFGMRTDPVTGAHTLHTGSDYAAPKGTPVLAAADGIVVFAGDVTSGYGHLILIKHTVNSATVHSGYAHMYAAGIHVRKGQRVTAGQHIADVGTDGKSTGPHLHFEIRPGGAYASPVDANNWLTEHGAASRSNSTSEELSESC; encoded by the coding sequence ATGCGGAAGGTGCTCATCGTGGTCGTGGTCTTCCTGGTCCTGATCGCTCCGGCTGCCCAGGCAAGCGCCTTCACGCTCGCCGTGACTTTCGCTGCCAAGCCCACCTGGAGCTGCCGCCTCGGGGAGACCGGACCTGTCCCCAACAGCCTCACCGCCACAGCGGCAGACGGGGTGAAGATCCGTCTGGATCGGTCTCAGCTCACCCACGCCGCGACCATCGTGGAGGTCGGTGGACGTACGCCCGGAGTCGGACGTGACGGCGTGCTCGTCGCGTTGATGGCCGCGCTGACCGAGTCCAGCCTCCGGATGCTCGCCAACACCAGCGCCTGGCCGCAGTCCGCGAGTTTTCCCAACGACGGGAACGGTGGCGACCACGACTCGCTCGGCCTCTTTCAGATGCGACCCCGCGCCGGGTGGGGAACCATGGCCGAGCTCATGAACTCCACCTACCAAGCACGCGCCTTCTTCGGCGGCCAAGACGGGCCCAACCATGGCTCACCCCGCGGCCTGCGCGACATCCCCGGCTGGCGTAGCCTCCCCAAAGGCGCCGCGGCGCAAGCCGTGGAGGTCTCGGCCTTCCCGGACCGCTACGCCCGCTTCGAACCGGTCGCTGAGCAGATCCTCGACGCACTGACCGTCCGCGCGGACCGCGGCGCCAACTCCCCCCAGGTCCCCGAGACCGGGCAAGTCGTGTTCCCACTCCCCGCCCGAACCTGGACCGCGACCAGCCCATTCGGGATGCGCACCGACCCGGTCACCGGCGCCCACACTCTGCACACCGGCTCCGACTACGCCGCACCCAAGGGCACTCCCGTCCTCGCCGCCGCCGACGGCATCGTGGTCTTCGCCGGCGACGTGACCTCAGGCTACGGCCACCTCATCCTCATCAAGCACACCGTCAACTCCGCCACGGTCCACTCCGGTTACGCCCACATGTACGCCGCCGGCATCCATGTCCGCAAAGGACAGCGTGTGACCGCCGGTCAGCACATCGCCGACGTCGGCACCGACGGCAAGTCCACCGGCCCACACCTCCACTTCGAGATTCGGCCCGGAGGCGCGTACGCCTCCCCCGTCGACGCCAACAACTGGCTCACCGAACACGGCGCGGCCAGCCGCTCAAATTCCACGTCCGAGGAACTTTCTGAAAGTTGCTGA
- a CDS encoding DUF6112 family protein, translating into MSPTLPRGQVHPDLGAISGTGDLRDIVGALLTYGLLLSVAMLIISAITWAIASGAGSWHGASRAKVGVLVALGGAVLAGGTLAWANWLVGIGARL; encoded by the coding sequence ATGAGTCCCACCCTCCCCCGCGGACAGGTCCACCCAGACCTCGGCGCGATCTCCGGGACTGGGGATCTGCGCGACATCGTGGGAGCACTTCTCACCTACGGTTTGCTGCTCTCGGTCGCGATGCTGATCATCAGCGCAATCACGTGGGCTATCGCATCTGGGGCGGGAAGCTGGCATGGCGCCTCTCGGGCGAAGGTGGGTGTGCTCGTGGCTCTCGGTGGCGCGGTCCTCGCAGGAGGAACGCTCGCCTGGGCGAACTGGCTTGTCGGGATAGGAGCTCGCCTGTGA
- a CDS encoding DUF6933 domain-containing protein, which produces MLVLRATKKLRDRIGGLPPVDGETSTTLLGDWYANFLPWRPQTAILVNARTLLPVLTPLAPAKGLPGRIAEVIAEALIDQNVPPEIIDAEIEQMKEVRVGPTVDRSVVGSMKDFIFLADHRRDGVPDLPQVSKELARVPCGPLFKRHVRPEAELAALIAAQR; this is translated from the coding sequence ATGCTCGTTCTGCGTGCGACCAAGAAGCTGCGCGATCGCATCGGCGGTCTGCCGCCAGTGGACGGGGAGACGTCGACGACATTGCTCGGTGACTGGTACGCGAATTTTCTGCCGTGGCGTCCCCAGACCGCGATCCTGGTCAACGCGCGCACGCTGCTCCCGGTCCTGACCCCGCTTGCTCCTGCCAAAGGCCTGCCGGGCCGCATCGCGGAGGTGATCGCTGAGGCTCTGATCGACCAGAACGTGCCGCCGGAGATCATCGATGCCGAGATCGAGCAGATGAAAGAGGTACGAGTCGGTCCGACCGTTGATCGGAGCGTGGTCGGGTCAATGAAGGACTTCATCTTCCTCGCCGACCATCGTCGCGATGGTGTCCCCGACCTGCCTCAAGTGTCGAAGGAGCTGGCCCGCGTTCCGTGCGGACCGCTCTTCAAGCGTCACGTACGGCCCGAGGCTGAGCTGGCGGCGTTGATCGCGGCTCAGCGCTGA
- a CDS encoding DUF6112 family protein, with protein sequence MSIHPPTYKGPAAQIDISPNSSGLPGIAELREIVGATMTIGLILAVLALIISAVVWALGSNTSNPHLAGRGKLGVLIALGAAIVCGASVSLVNFFWNVGQAV encoded by the coding sequence GTGAGCATTCACCCGCCGACCTATAAGGGTCCTGCGGCTCAGATCGACATCAGTCCGAACTCCAGCGGCTTGCCCGGCATCGCCGAGCTACGCGAGATCGTCGGCGCGACGATGACGATCGGCCTGATCCTCGCCGTCCTCGCCCTGATCATCTCCGCAGTTGTGTGGGCCCTGGGGTCGAACACCTCCAACCCTCACCTCGCCGGCCGCGGCAAGCTCGGTGTCCTGATCGCCCTCGGCGCAGCGATCGTCTGCGGCGCCTCAGTCAGCCTGGTCAACTTCTTCTGGAACGTCGGCCAGGCCGTCTGA
- a CDS encoding conjugal transfer protein TrbL: MLDDTTYVDVTSSGYTRVYNLIFGIALLIMIGFFLLQVMAAMIRREPAGLSRAALGLGKSILGSFLALALVGTALEVTDRLCIGIVHAAGTNMSELGDRIAVLVAVGTVAGVANPGAASLASVFLTSLAVGATFFIWISLLVRKALLLVAIVFAPVALAGSSWDHARAWAGRWASFVIALILSKLVVVVIFLIASTQVSAPIDADLKSLSEPLSGIVLLLVAGFAPYIAYKAISFIGFDMYHAMSAEQEAKNALNRPVPLSARSPGIQPRKVLDEGGGEESAGTPPATHSPKPGSSSTVVEGPTTEIAPMTPEAAAPETSTAVAGPAAAAVAGAELVKSSSTAGQRTGQTIGGATEEQAAAGDGAPPPRVPMPHTADPTPGDQR, from the coding sequence GTGCTCGACGACACGACGTATGTCGACGTCACCTCCAGCGGCTACACACGCGTCTACAACCTGATCTTCGGCATCGCGCTCTTGATCATGATCGGGTTCTTCCTGCTCCAGGTCATGGCCGCGATGATCCGCCGCGAACCGGCCGGCCTGAGTCGAGCCGCGCTCGGCCTGGGCAAGTCGATCCTCGGCTCCTTCCTCGCCCTCGCCCTGGTCGGCACTGCACTGGAAGTCACCGACCGGCTCTGCATCGGCATCGTCCACGCCGCCGGCACGAACATGAGCGAGCTCGGCGACCGGATCGCCGTCCTGGTCGCGGTCGGCACCGTCGCCGGCGTCGCCAACCCCGGCGCCGCAAGCCTGGCGAGCGTGTTCCTCACCAGCCTCGCCGTCGGAGCGACCTTCTTCATCTGGATCAGCCTGCTCGTACGCAAAGCCCTCCTGCTCGTCGCGATCGTCTTCGCCCCCGTCGCCCTCGCCGGCTCCTCGTGGGACCACGCCCGCGCGTGGGCCGGACGATGGGCTTCGTTCGTGATCGCGTTGATCCTGTCCAAGCTCGTCGTCGTGGTCATCTTCCTCATCGCCAGCACCCAGGTCTCTGCACCGATCGATGCCGATCTGAAGTCGCTGAGCGAACCCCTCTCCGGCATCGTGCTCCTGCTCGTGGCCGGGTTTGCGCCCTACATCGCCTATAAGGCGATCAGCTTCATCGGCTTCGACATGTACCACGCCATGTCCGCCGAACAAGAAGCCAAGAACGCCCTCAACCGCCCCGTCCCCCTTTCCGCCCGCTCGCCCGGGATCCAGCCTCGCAAGGTCCTCGATGAAGGTGGCGGAGAAGAATCGGCTGGTACGCCGCCAGCAACCCACTCGCCGAAGCCAGGCTCGAGTTCGACCGTCGTGGAGGGGCCAACCACGGAGATAGCCCCCATGACGCCCGAAGCGGCGGCGCCGGAGACATCCACAGCCGTCGCGGGTCCAGCCGCTGCCGCCGTGGCGGGCGCCGAACTCGTGAAGTCGTCATCAACCGCCGGCCAGCGGACTGGCCAGACCATCGGCGGTGCCACAGAGGAACAGGCGGCCGCCGGTGACGGCGCTCCACCACCTCGCGTGCCCATGCCCCACACCGCCGACCCAACCCCGGGTGACCAGCGATGA
- a CDS encoding SCO6880 family protein, translated as MTTDLAPVKFSRLSRRGVLLGLSPSQLATVGIAAVTLVIALYAGGTSALAGAVPIIGACTALSFLKVAGRPVVAWLPIGTVWLRRSMTGQLDYRRNFTRPRQAGTLALPGDAARLQQWEDAETGAVMVHDPHAATLTAIVAVTHPAFVLLDPAEQQRRVTGWGRVLATACRSGRLAAVQVTERTLPDSGKSLTEWWETHGTDDDTWAARTYAELIDRAGPASERHATTISIALDMRAASRVIRAAGGGRKGAAAVLRQEMSALTAALRSAELNPEGWLTPADLAVVLRSAYDLDAAPARERHPDLGRDLTQAGPIAVSESWGSLRSDSAHHAVLWISEWPRSQVYPGFLAPLLLTSGIRRALTLYYQPLRTDTAARDIRRKKTEYVSDATQRAKLGQIEDAQQSAEYRDVLQQEAELTAGHGILRTTGLITISAPDDHELEKAIATVEQAAIQSCCETRRLWGQQARSFATALPLSRRLS; from the coding sequence ATGACCACCGACCTCGCACCGGTCAAGTTCTCCCGCCTGTCCCGCCGCGGCGTACTCCTCGGCCTCTCCCCCAGTCAACTTGCCACAGTCGGCATCGCGGCGGTCACGCTGGTCATCGCCCTCTACGCTGGCGGCACCTCCGCCCTCGCCGGCGCAGTCCCAATCATCGGCGCCTGCACGGCCCTTTCGTTCCTGAAGGTCGCCGGACGGCCCGTGGTTGCCTGGCTACCGATCGGCACTGTGTGGCTCCGGCGCTCGATGACCGGGCAGCTCGACTACCGCCGCAACTTCACCCGCCCGCGTCAGGCCGGAACCCTCGCCCTCCCCGGCGACGCCGCCCGCCTCCAGCAGTGGGAGGACGCCGAGACCGGCGCCGTCATGGTCCACGACCCTCACGCCGCCACCCTCACCGCGATCGTCGCGGTCACCCACCCGGCCTTCGTGCTCCTCGACCCGGCGGAACAACAGCGCCGCGTCACCGGCTGGGGCCGCGTACTCGCCACCGCCTGCCGCTCCGGACGCCTTGCCGCCGTCCAGGTCACCGAACGTACGCTGCCCGACTCCGGCAAGAGCCTCACCGAATGGTGGGAGACCCACGGCACCGACGACGACACCTGGGCCGCCCGCACCTACGCCGAGCTCATCGACCGAGCCGGTCCCGCCTCCGAACGCCACGCCACCACCATCTCCATCGCCCTCGACATGCGCGCCGCCTCCCGAGTAATCCGAGCCGCCGGCGGAGGCCGCAAAGGCGCCGCCGCTGTGCTCCGCCAAGAGATGAGCGCCCTCACCGCGGCGCTGCGCTCGGCCGAGCTAAACCCTGAGGGCTGGCTTACCCCGGCCGACCTCGCCGTCGTCCTACGCTCCGCCTACGACCTTGACGCCGCACCCGCTCGCGAGCGCCACCCCGACCTCGGCCGCGACCTCACCCAAGCCGGCCCGATCGCAGTCTCCGAAAGTTGGGGATCGCTGCGCTCCGACTCCGCCCACCACGCCGTCCTCTGGATCAGCGAGTGGCCACGCTCCCAGGTCTACCCCGGCTTCCTCGCACCCCTCCTACTCACCTCGGGCATACGCCGCGCCCTCACCCTCTATTACCAACCGCTCCGCACCGACACCGCCGCCCGCGACATCCGGAGAAAGAAGACCGAATACGTCTCCGACGCCACCCAACGCGCAAAACTCGGCCAGATCGAAGACGCTCAGCAAAGCGCCGAATACCGCGATGTCCTCCAGCAAGAAGCAGAACTCACCGCCGGCCACGGCATCCTCCGCACCACCGGCCTCATCACCATCAGCGCCCCCGACGATCACGAACTAGAGAAGGCCATCGCCACCGTTGAGCAGGCGGCGATCCAGTCATGCTGCGAGACCCGCCGACTCTGGGGCCAACAGGCCCGGAGCTTCGCCACAGCGCTACCGCTCAGTCGGCGGCTTTCGTAG
- a CDS encoding DUF3644 domain-containing protein, which translates to MAKRPAWWHTMQEARRQACLAVDFYNRPGDRASYLDFVVHMHLAWQDLLHADLTRRGVNLHYRQKGSRRYERLPNGDKKSWDLAKCLKEEFSASDPTRANIEFFIGLRNKIEHRFQTATMIETAPHAHALVINFEAELVRRFGSVYSLGSELRFPVFVQSLTPEGLKQQKALRRGVPAATKSYVTKFEASLDPAVLADERFVYRVMMTPIKGPKTEADMALRFVRMEDLSAEDQRVMIESEGRAVIIEKLRDVALKDELLPAAAARAVECLIPFKFSTNDFTAARHHLGVGPDKGGKGRLPKSTSELCVWIESTKQWVYTQKFIRQVADLVATADGYRAAIGRGPVVKPATAVPAA; encoded by the coding sequence ATGGCGAAGCGACCCGCCTGGTGGCACACCATGCAGGAGGCGCGTCGGCAGGCGTGCCTGGCCGTGGACTTCTACAACCGACCGGGCGACCGCGCGAGCTACCTAGACTTCGTGGTGCACATGCACCTCGCCTGGCAGGACCTGCTCCACGCTGATCTGACGCGACGCGGCGTGAACTTGCACTACCGGCAGAAGGGCAGCCGTCGCTACGAGCGTTTGCCGAATGGCGACAAGAAGTCTTGGGATCTCGCGAAGTGTCTGAAGGAGGAGTTCTCCGCGAGCGACCCCACCCGCGCCAACATCGAGTTCTTCATCGGACTGCGCAACAAGATCGAGCACAGGTTTCAGACCGCGACGATGATCGAGACCGCGCCGCACGCGCACGCATTGGTCATCAACTTCGAGGCCGAGTTAGTCCGGCGTTTCGGTTCCGTGTACAGCCTGGGGTCTGAGCTCCGTTTCCCGGTCTTCGTTCAATCGCTGACGCCTGAAGGGCTCAAGCAGCAGAAGGCGCTGCGCCGCGGTGTTCCCGCAGCGACCAAGTCGTACGTGACTAAGTTCGAGGCGAGTCTCGATCCCGCTGTCTTGGCCGATGAGCGATTCGTGTACAGAGTCATGATGACCCCGATCAAGGGGCCTAAGACCGAGGCTGACATGGCGCTGAGATTCGTGCGCATGGAAGATCTCTCGGCCGAGGACCAGCGCGTGATGATCGAGAGCGAGGGCCGCGCGGTCATCATCGAGAAGCTGCGTGATGTAGCGCTGAAGGATGAGCTTCTGCCAGCCGCGGCGGCGCGGGCAGTGGAGTGCCTGATCCCGTTCAAGTTCAGCACCAACGACTTCACGGCAGCACGCCATCATCTCGGCGTGGGGCCGGACAAGGGTGGCAAAGGACGGCTGCCGAAGAGCACGAGCGAACTGTGCGTTTGGATCGAGTCCACGAAGCAGTGGGTCTACACGCAGAAGTTCATTCGCCAGGTTGCCGACCTCGTTGCGACCGCGGATGGCTACCGAGCGGCTATCGGACGGGGGCCGGTGGTGAAGCCCGCTACAGCAGTTCCTGCGGCTTGA
- a CDS encoding ATP-binding protein has protein sequence MTREERLHAATLVSPAHERRRDRKKRRRATAQLLSDWHARNRAADLASDVEHEPPMIGPAGEAGPAMLRTHGRLRLPKHQDTSATWGGAYPFLAEGGLGADGIFVGQDLYSGSSFVYDPWVLYARGQITAPNVVLAGIVGSGKSSLAKSLYSRSIPFGRRVYVPGDPKGEHTPVAEAVGGRAIALGHGMPNRLNPLDEGHRPAGLDDVQWAAQVTARRRDLLGALAETVLDRALTPLEHTAIDVALGAVVRSYEVPILPLVVDRLLSPDPADDPDHRLTDDGRLAAHALRRLVAGDLAGLFDGPSTVRFDPTLPMISLDLSRVTENAMLISVLMTCASAWMESALLDPDGGQRWVVYDEAWRLMSHPALLRRMDAHWRLARHYGIANMLIFHKLSDLDNVGDSGTAMRALASSLLSNAETRIIYRQEADQLGNTAAALGLTSTEQSLLPTLSTGRGLWRIKERSFVCQHQLHPAELSLFDTAGRMRDRR, from the coding sequence GTGACCCGAGAGGAACGGCTCCACGCTGCCACGCTTGTTTCTCCTGCCCACGAGCGTCGGCGAGACCGCAAGAAGCGACGCCGTGCCACCGCCCAACTGCTCTCCGACTGGCACGCACGGAACCGGGCCGCCGACCTTGCCTCGGATGTCGAGCACGAGCCGCCGATGATCGGTCCAGCAGGTGAGGCCGGACCGGCCATGCTGCGTACGCATGGACGACTCCGCCTTCCGAAGCACCAAGACACCTCCGCAACTTGGGGCGGCGCGTACCCCTTCCTCGCCGAGGGCGGACTCGGCGCCGACGGCATCTTCGTCGGCCAGGACCTCTACTCCGGCAGCTCGTTCGTCTACGACCCCTGGGTCCTCTACGCCCGCGGACAGATCACCGCCCCCAACGTCGTCCTCGCCGGAATCGTCGGCTCCGGGAAGTCATCACTGGCCAAGAGCCTCTATAGCCGGTCCATCCCGTTCGGGAGACGTGTGTACGTCCCCGGCGACCCCAAAGGCGAACACACCCCTGTGGCCGAAGCCGTCGGCGGACGCGCCATCGCCCTCGGCCACGGCATGCCCAACCGCCTCAACCCCCTCGACGAGGGTCACCGCCCGGCGGGGCTCGACGACGTCCAGTGGGCCGCTCAGGTCACCGCACGCCGCCGCGACCTCCTCGGAGCTCTCGCCGAAACCGTCCTCGACAGGGCCCTCACACCACTCGAGCACACTGCGATCGACGTCGCGCTGGGCGCAGTCGTCCGGTCGTACGAGGTCCCGATCCTCCCCCTCGTCGTCGACCGGCTTCTTTCCCCCGACCCCGCCGACGACCCGGACCACCGGCTCACCGACGATGGCCGCCTCGCCGCCCATGCCCTCCGCCGACTCGTTGCGGGTGACCTCGCCGGACTTTTCGACGGACCCTCAACCGTACGGTTCGACCCCACGCTGCCCATGATCTCGCTGGACCTGTCCCGCGTCACCGAGAACGCCATGCTGATCTCCGTGCTGATGACCTGCGCCTCAGCCTGGATGGAATCCGCGCTCCTGGACCCCGACGGCGGGCAGCGGTGGGTCGTGTACGACGAAGCCTGGCGCCTCATGTCCCACCCCGCCCTGCTCCGCCGGATGGACGCCCACTGGCGACTCGCCCGCCACTATGGGATCGCCAACATGCTGATCTTCCACAAGCTGAGCGACCTCGACAACGTCGGCGACTCCGGCACCGCCATGCGCGCCCTCGCCTCATCCCTGCTCTCCAACGCCGAAACCCGGATCATCTACCGGCAGGAAGCCGACCAACTCGGCAACACCGCAGCGGCGCTCGGACTCACCTCGACCGAGCAAAGCCTGCTTCCAACGCTAAGCACGGGTCGGGGGCTGTGGCGGATCAAGGAACGATCCTTCGTCTGCCAGCACCAGCTCCATCCCGCCGAACTATCCCTCTTCGACACCGCTGGGCGCATGCGCGATCGCCGCTAA
- a CDS encoding YciI family protein, with the protein MANYIIYFNAPWCGDHTEEWFQSRVEPSSAVSREMMDAGVWVFGGGLADGHTVHSADATSGTAVVTDGPYVETKEHIGGFVVIDVPDVETAKYWAGRLAEGCGWPQEVRGPVCRFRRSQYRTTNVQRITHAGRVAAAYGRSDSHRRARRAFQRPNRSTTGLSELDTVSVARDLATLTGPVASTSCARSQRASFRRVCLR; encoded by the coding sequence ATGGCGAACTACATCATCTACTTCAACGCCCCATGGTGCGGCGACCACACCGAAGAGTGGTTCCAGAGCAGAGTGGAGCCGTCCAGCGCCGTCAGCCGCGAGATGATGGACGCCGGCGTCTGGGTGTTCGGCGGTGGCCTGGCAGACGGCCACACCGTCCACAGCGCCGACGCCACCAGCGGCACCGCCGTGGTCACCGACGGCCCCTACGTCGAGACCAAAGAGCACATCGGCGGCTTCGTCGTCATCGACGTACCCGACGTCGAGACCGCCAAGTACTGGGCCGGCCGACTCGCGGAGGGGTGCGGCTGGCCACAAGAAGTCCGCGGGCCAGTCTGTAGGTTCCGCAGGTCGCAATACCGGACCACGAATGTACAGCGCATTACTCATGCCGGTCGAGTAGCAGCAGCGTACGGGCGATCAGACAGCCATCGTCGAGCAAGACGTGCGTTCCAGCGACCCAATCGATCTACAACGGGTTTGTCGGAACTGGACACCGTCAGCGTCGCGCGCGATCTGGCGACGCTGACCGGTCCAGTTGCTTCTACCTCATGCGCGCGGTCACAACGAGCGTCGTTCCGTCGAGTGTGTCTCCGATAG
- a CDS encoding ArdC family protein, translating into MSTTLTERQARKQAEREAKLEAVQQRLTTAVEQLVTGDDWRRALEFSAKFRSRSFRNSMLIAVQHAEAYEQGRVPTPFPTYVAGYKQWLTLGRQVRKGEAGYQILSPKTARFATSTPSDPSSWRRLATNEKAQPGETVRTRMTGVRLAYVWDISLTEGDDLPTTPAPQILKGEAPEGLWDGLADLITEEGYELRLVSNATAIGGANGLTDFQTREVSVRIDMDDSAQVKSLCHELGHVLLTDPDSPDAPFHRGIAEVEAESVALMVGAAHSMDTSAYTVPYVTTWANTVPETNPVEVVQATAERVRRAALGILDRLDTHQTATGAPPGLEPRVPTAKAPQAERTVQHVKPSEAIGL; encoded by the coding sequence ATGTCGACGACACTCACCGAGCGACAGGCACGCAAGCAAGCCGAGCGCGAAGCGAAGTTGGAAGCGGTCCAGCAACGGCTGACGACCGCGGTAGAGCAACTGGTGACCGGCGACGACTGGCGCCGCGCGCTGGAGTTCTCGGCAAAGTTTCGGAGCCGCAGCTTTCGGAACTCGATGCTCATCGCGGTCCAGCATGCCGAGGCATACGAGCAGGGTCGCGTTCCGACCCCGTTCCCGACCTACGTCGCAGGCTACAAGCAATGGCTCACCCTCGGTCGTCAGGTTCGCAAAGGAGAGGCCGGCTACCAGATCCTCTCGCCGAAGACGGCACGGTTCGCCACGTCCACTCCGTCCGACCCGTCGTCGTGGCGGCGCCTGGCAACCAACGAGAAGGCACAGCCGGGCGAGACAGTCCGGACCCGGATGACCGGGGTCCGCTTGGCGTACGTCTGGGACATCTCCTTGACCGAAGGAGACGATCTGCCGACTACTCCCGCACCGCAGATTCTGAAAGGCGAGGCACCCGAAGGGCTCTGGGATGGGTTGGCAGACCTCATCACCGAGGAGGGATACGAACTGCGACTGGTCTCGAACGCCACGGCGATCGGCGGCGCCAACGGGCTGACCGACTTCCAGACCCGGGAGGTCTCAGTCCGCATCGACATGGACGACAGTGCCCAGGTCAAGTCGCTGTGCCACGAGCTCGGGCATGTTCTGCTGACCGATCCCGATAGCCCGGATGCACCGTTCCATCGCGGGATTGCCGAGGTCGAGGCCGAAAGTGTCGCGCTCATGGTCGGTGCCGCGCACAGCATGGACACCTCCGCCTACACCGTCCCCTACGTCACGACCTGGGCGAACACCGTGCCCGAGACGAACCCTGTCGAGGTCGTCCAAGCCACTGCCGAGCGGGTACGCCGTGCAGCGCTCGGGATCCTCGACCGACTCGACACACACCAGACCGCTACCGGGGCACCGCCCGGACTCGAACCTCGCGTGCCGACCGCCAAAGCACCGCAGGCCGAACGCACCGTGCAGCACGTGAAGCCGAGTGAGGCGATCGGGCTATGA